Proteins encoded by one window of Actinomycetota bacterium:
- a CDS encoding PEP-utilizing enzyme, translating into MSKPSEHREQESPDAGFWLGLRAQDQPVEVPPARAGGKAANLARLASLGLPTPNAIVLTTDAWHFFLDSSSLRSRLEEALTGLEANPGEIPATARKISGLFSEAVMPEVLEEQISDAYSELSDCGARPIAVRSSGSYEDSPDASFSGMLSTVLGVRDVESLYLAVRKCWASGFNPRGLRYLLRMGLDPSGVAVALIFQEMVEARSSGVLFTVDPATGESGIAVLEAAYGYGPGVVSGQVTPDLYRVDKKSLEIVHRDSRPQEHYYGARGERRSVKPEKRERTKLSDEQVRELVSFGIKAEEGLGSPQDIEWCLSPHGIVLLQTRPVTGLEKLSLRQKMYDRPEIVMVRGIGVSPRVGWGEVVSIDPHRGMPASVKDKVVVLRRLTQDLAPSLKDAAAVVADEGGATSHGANILREFQVPCVVGVRYGREVLHDGDVVTVDGWRGLVLDGIGPRVKEREFGPEQLLPTRTKLMTTINVPETAGTAAGIADGVISFRNDYLLLQGGVHPRQLLKSGKGEVLTTSVLEALQVVATAFRGKQVWYKTLDAPTDEFRRLRGGEDEPLERNPLLGWRGIRRELEDSTLLRAEYEAVRRAVESGCENLGIKVPFVRSVDEYERARQVAIDVGLKPHENIAFGASIETPAAAMTVDLLLEAQVDFFSVGINDLTMCCLGVDRESERVADLFDTAHPAVIRLLEEIAAHSRGKAFLAAAGDIAQSPALMEKLVRMEFDAIGISLPYLGTARAQVAKWEEG; encoded by the coding sequence GTGAGCAAGCCCTCCGAACATAGAGAACAGGAAAGCCCTGACGCGGGCTTCTGGCTGGGATTGAGAGCCCAGGACCAGCCTGTCGAAGTGCCGCCGGCCAGAGCCGGCGGAAAGGCAGCCAACCTGGCGCGGCTGGCGTCACTGGGTTTGCCGACCCCCAACGCGATTGTGCTGACTACAGACGCGTGGCATTTCTTCCTCGACAGCTCGTCGCTGAGGTCGCGGCTGGAGGAAGCCCTCACCGGGCTTGAAGCCAATCCCGGCGAGATCCCGGCGACGGCCCGAAAAATCTCCGGCCTTTTCAGCGAGGCGGTGATGCCCGAGGTGCTGGAGGAACAGATCAGTGACGCCTACAGCGAACTTTCCGATTGCGGCGCCCGGCCGATCGCGGTCCGCAGCTCCGGTTCCTACGAGGACAGTCCCGATGCTTCCTTTTCCGGCATGCTCTCGACCGTTCTGGGAGTCCGCGACGTCGAGAGCCTCTATCTTGCCGTTCGCAAATGCTGGGCTTCGGGATTCAACCCGCGCGGTCTTCGTTACTTATTGCGCATGGGGCTCGATCCTTCAGGCGTGGCGGTGGCGCTCATATTCCAGGAGATGGTCGAGGCGAGGAGCTCGGGCGTGCTTTTCACGGTAGACCCGGCGACGGGCGAGTCGGGGATAGCCGTGCTCGAGGCCGCTTACGGTTACGGACCCGGGGTCGTCTCGGGGCAGGTGACCCCAGATCTCTACCGCGTTGACAAAAAGTCACTCGAGATAGTGCATCGCGACTCGCGTCCGCAGGAGCATTACTATGGCGCCCGGGGCGAGCGCCGTTCGGTGAAACCGGAAAAGCGCGAGCGGACCAAGCTGAGCGACGAGCAGGTGCGCGAGCTGGTTTCTTTCGGAATCAAGGCCGAGGAGGGGCTGGGCTCGCCTCAGGACATCGAGTGGTGCCTCTCGCCGCACGGGATCGTCCTGCTGCAGACCCGTCCGGTGACCGGGTTGGAAAAGCTTTCGTTGCGCCAGAAGATGTATGACCGGCCCGAGATCGTCATGGTGCGTGGGATCGGCGTGAGTCCGCGCGTCGGCTGGGGCGAGGTTGTGAGCATCGACCCGCACAGGGGCATGCCCGCTTCCGTGAAGGATAAGGTCGTAGTGCTCCGAAGGTTGACCCAGGACCTGGCTCCCAGCCTCAAGGACGCAGCCGCGGTGGTGGCCGATGAGGGTGGCGCCACCAGCCACGGCGCCAACATCCTGCGCGAGTTCCAGGTTCCATGCGTGGTCGGCGTCAGGTATGGGCGCGAGGTGCTTCATGACGGCGACGTCGTCACCGTCGACGGCTGGCGCGGGCTGGTGCTCGACGGCATCGGTCCCAGGGTCAAGGAGCGCGAATTCGGACCCGAGCAGCTGCTGCCGACCAGAACAAAACTCATGACTACCATCAACGTCCCCGAGACTGCCGGCACCGCCGCCGGGATTGCCGACGGGGTCATTTCCTTCCGCAACGATTATCTTTTGTTGCAGGGAGGGGTGCATCCGCGCCAGCTGCTGAAGAGTGGCAAGGGAGAGGTGCTGACCACATCGGTGCTCGAGGCGCTGCAGGTGGTGGCGACCGCCTTCAGGGGCAAACAGGTCTGGTACAAAACGCTCGATGCGCCCACCGATGAGTTCCGGCGCCTGCGCGGCGGTGAGGATGAGCCGCTGGAGCGTAATCCTTTATTGGGGTGGAGGGGCATCCGCCGCGAGCTCGAGGACTCGACGCTGCTGCGTGCTGAATATGAGGCGGTGCGCCGCGCGGTTGAATCCGGATGTGAAAACCTCGGGATCAAGGTTCCCTTCGTCCGCAGCGTGGATGAATACGAACGAGCCCGCCAGGTCGCCATCGACGTGGGGCTGAAGCCCCACGAGAATATCGCTTTCGGCGCTTCGATCGAGACACCGGCGGCGGCGATGACGGTTGACCTGCTGCTCGAGGCACAAGTGGATTTCTTCAGCGTCGGCATCAATGACCTGACCATGTGCTGCCTTGGCGTCGACCGCGAGAGCGAACGCGTCGCCGACCTGTTCGACACCGCCCATCCTGCTGTCATCAGGCTGCTGGAAGAGATAGCCGCCCATAGCCGCGGCAAGGCCTTCCTGGCCGCGGCCGGCGATATCGCCCAGAGCCCGGCATTGATGGAGAAGCTGGTGCGAATGGAGTTCGACGCCATCGGCATCTCGCTTCCATACCTGGGGACGGCGAGGGCGCAAGTGGCGAAGTGGGAGGAAGGCTAG
- a CDS encoding metallophosphoesterase has product MNAQKTLWLFTVAFILLLAVAAPALAVQSKNVAVSKVTSTAAVLVVKADVTADVEVDYGTAPGVYSYTRTSNGLIRHEIVLDSLTPAATIYYRVIITDSANPAASITLPEKSFHTARAAGQPFSFAAAGDNRPPTNSDVTQPAVWNTIVAQMSSENLDLSLNVGDIIYGWGSDTPVQNEAKYDGLFASTAPLTATVPLYVAVGNHEWISTAVNKTGYERELALPVNNGADAATNGEEYYSFDSGDTHFIALCTEIPGQEGTVVGNQKAWLQQDLAANTKRWIVVFFHRPMFAGTHTSDPWTDVTNVAGQQNKADMQALFTQYHVNLVLEGHEHLYHHHVEGGVNYIITGGGGAPLYPAPALGAGDIFTASTFEHVKVDETSTSLNVTAIDSTGVTIESFTLTGPNLHLAQNRIYWSSYADYVNHDLSVEYSIANSGGDATNLRVAYLSASNGVLPLTFTPVVLGGLAGGASTPVTIHYLVPTGVAAFRATTYVTCNDPSGGTYSYPGPPPL; this is encoded by the coding sequence ATGAACGCACAGAAAACACTTTGGCTTTTCACAGTCGCCTTTATCCTGCTGCTGGCCGTTGCGGCGCCGGCGCTGGCGGTGCAGTCAAAAAACGTCGCCGTCAGCAAGGTGACCTCAACCGCGGCGGTGCTGGTTGTGAAGGCCGACGTCACTGCCGACGTCGAGGTCGATTATGGCACGGCTCCGGGAGTCTATTCCTACACCAGGACAAGCAACGGCCTGATCAGGCATGAGATCGTGCTCGACTCGCTTACTCCCGCCGCTACCATTTATTACCGCGTTATCATCACCGACAGCGCCAATCCGGCTGCTTCGATCACTCTTCCCGAAAAGAGTTTTCATACGGCGCGGGCGGCAGGCCAGCCTTTCAGCTTCGCTGCCGCCGGCGATAACCGTCCGCCAACAAACAGTGATGTTACTCAGCCCGCGGTCTGGAACACGATCGTGGCCCAGATGTCTTCCGAGAATCTCGATCTGTCCCTTAACGTTGGCGATATCATCTATGGCTGGGGATCCGACACCCCGGTTCAGAATGAAGCCAAGTACGACGGCCTGTTCGCGTCAACCGCCCCCCTGACGGCGACGGTGCCTTTGTATGTCGCGGTCGGCAACCACGAATGGATCAGCACCGCCGTAAACAAGACCGGGTACGAACGCGAACTTGCGCTTCCCGTCAACAATGGCGCCGATGCGGCCACCAATGGCGAGGAATATTACAGCTTTGACAGCGGCGACACCCATTTCATCGCGCTCTGCACGGAGATACCGGGGCAGGAGGGCACCGTCGTCGGCAACCAAAAAGCCTGGTTGCAGCAGGATCTGGCGGCCAATACCAAACGCTGGATCGTGGTCTTTTTCCACAGGCCGATGTTTGCCGGCACCCATACCTCTGATCCCTGGACCGACGTGACCAACGTGGCCGGCCAGCAGAACAAGGCCGACATGCAGGCGCTATTCACCCAGTATCATGTCAACCTCGTCCTCGAGGGTCATGAGCACTTATATCATCACCACGTTGAAGGAGGGGTCAATTACATTATCACCGGCGGCGGCGGCGCGCCGCTATACCCGGCTCCGGCGCTGGGCGCCGGCGACATCTTCACCGCCAGCACCTTCGAGCACGTCAAGGTCGATGAGACGTCAACCTCGTTGAATGTGACCGCGATCGATTCCACCGGCGTCACGATCGAATCGTTCACTCTCACCGGCCCCAATTTGCATCTGGCCCAGAACCGGATCTACTGGTCCAGCTACGCCGATTACGTCAACCACGATCTTTCCGTCGAATATTCGATAGCAAACAGCGGTGGAGATGCCACGAATCTGCGGGTTGCCTACCTTAGCGCTTCCAACGGTGTGCTGCCGCTCACGTTCACCCCTGTCGTTCTGGGCGGTCTTGCCGGCGGCGCCAGCACTCCGGTCACGATCCACTACCTGGTGCCGACGGGCGTCGCCGCCTTCCGGGCCACGACATATGTGACCTGCAACGATCCTTCCGGCGGCACCTACTCGTATCCAGGACCGCCTCCGCTGTAA
- a CDS encoding YggT family protein, translating into MSPEPMDKREYQEYGEHGGMEVEEDKVAKRQNEIKRITGLIWLVFGVLETLIGIRVILKLLAANPDNGFASFIYRVSRLFLAPFFGLVGEPSSNGNVLEVTSIIAMLVYLLIAWGITRLLYLLMVPSQVKHVKTMIK; encoded by the coding sequence ATGAGTCCTGAGCCAATGGATAAGCGCGAGTATCAAGAATACGGCGAACACGGTGGGATGGAGGTCGAGGAAGACAAGGTGGCTAAGCGACAGAATGAGATTAAGCGAATAACGGGATTGATCTGGTTGGTGTTCGGGGTCCTCGAGACGCTCATCGGCATAAGGGTGATCTTGAAACTCCTGGCGGCCAACCCCGATAACGGTTTCGCCAGTTTTATCTACCGCGTCTCCCGACTGTTCCTTGCTCCCTTCTTCGGTTTGGTCGGCGAGCCCTCTTCTAACGGCAACGTTCTGGAAGTGACTTCGATAATAGCGATGCTCGTGTACCTGTTGATCGCCTGGGGTATTACCCGCCTGCTTTACCTGTTGATGGTCCCATCACAGGTAAAGCATGTGAAGACTATGATTAAATGA
- a CDS encoding right-handed parallel beta-helix repeat-containing protein: MQVQIIKITIPLSLVTLFLVAIVFISNQTSSMAFSAQDFSYPTTSVDGLAIRNDSTGGDCTLVGNWEPTTKTCTLTTDISVGVNQGNAISIYDNGLTLDGNQHTIDGPGVYGISLVQVNGVTEENLNINNFNTGIIDKYSNSNLLMNNNIAACYTGILVGGENNFIKGNNLPGTVDIGLQLNGNYNVISGNIFSNNKWYGIMLTSDGNAIAHNTLNTSSFFLAGYYNLIIQNKFMNSSAGVGSPSGNNKFCLNLPVGGNYWSTWTAPDNNNDGIVDYPYTFSYPDGQDLEPWTSPNSWPSEDIVVPDVNRYWTWYDSGSMKDWVLMANPADSAQVLSFNLLISGQLKTLSNSFGLGEGRVPAGKTLSAIYPGFVGGPVRAISMSQRAIVSQRSLMGNSFEEVLGTDESKLSDHFFWPWYDQKSMGYKDWILIANPGTEQIIVDVTFTDINGSPVYAENVVLPDENWTPTFPGSMGGPVEVKAYKLGGSWPTDKRNVIASQRVLSNNGSAFNEVPGTPASELSSRYLWTWYDMKSPGFSNWVLIANPNDTPVTYQIKIGGIDQPCGSCTIAPHDKITPTFPGTMDGPLEVTASDRVIASQRIVAGPSFEEVPGYPQIGLATDYHWTWYDMQSTGASNWILIANPNDNDVTYEIKIAGQLMEKGTIPAHNKVTPVFPGIMNGPVQVSTSGPVMASQRVVWNGYFNEVLGAVLN; encoded by the coding sequence ATGCAAGTACAAATAATAAAAATTACAATCCCTCTTTCCTTGGTCACCCTTTTCTTGGTCGCAATAGTTTTTATATCGAACCAGACCTCAAGTATGGCGTTCTCTGCACAAGATTTTAGCTATCCAACTACGTCAGTGGATGGGCTGGCGATCAGAAATGATTCCACGGGGGGAGATTGTACGCTGGTTGGTAACTGGGAGCCCACAACAAAAACATGCACTCTGACAACTGATATATCGGTTGGTGTCAATCAGGGCAATGCCATTTCGATTTATGATAATGGGCTTACGCTTGATGGAAATCAGCATACGATCGATGGGCCAGGTGTTTACGGGATTAGCCTGGTTCAGGTTAACGGTGTTACCGAGGAAAATCTCAATATCAATAATTTCAATACGGGCATCATAGACAAGTACTCTAACAGCAATTTGTTGATGAATAATAATATTGCTGCCTGCTATACCGGCATTTTGGTCGGAGGTGAAAACAACTTTATTAAAGGAAATAATCTCCCTGGTACAGTTGATATCGGATTGCAATTAAATGGAAACTACAATGTGATATCGGGAAATATATTCTCGAATAATAAATGGTACGGTATCATGTTGACATCAGATGGTAATGCAATCGCGCACAATACATTGAATACTTCATCATTCTTCCTTGCCGGCTACTATAACTTGATAATTCAGAACAAATTCATGAATAGCTCGGCAGGAGTTGGTTCTCCGTCCGGTAACAATAAATTCTGTCTGAATCTTCCCGTCGGTGGAAATTACTGGAGTACCTGGACGGCCCCAGACAACAATAACGACGGCATTGTCGACTATCCTTATACATTTTCATACCCCGATGGTCAGGATCTTGAGCCGTGGACTTCGCCCAATAGTTGGCCCAGCGAGGATATCGTTGTGCCTGACGTAAATCGTTACTGGACCTGGTATGATTCTGGTTCCATGAAGGATTGGGTGCTGATGGCCAATCCTGCCGACTCGGCTCAGGTCCTTAGTTTCAATCTTCTTATCTCGGGACAGCTCAAAACTCTCAGCAACAGCTTCGGTCTGGGTGAGGGCAGGGTACCTGCAGGCAAAACTCTCAGCGCAATCTATCCCGGTTTTGTGGGAGGTCCCGTAAGAGCTATCTCCATGAGCCAGAGAGCGATAGTCAGTCAGAGAAGTCTGATGGGCAATTCATTCGAGGAAGTCCTTGGAACTGACGAGAGCAAGCTGTCGGACCACTTTTTCTGGCCCTGGTATGATCAGAAGAGCATGGGCTACAAGGATTGGATCCTGATCGCGAACCCCGGCACTGAACAAATTATCGTTGATGTAACTTTCACTGATATCAACGGTTCACCGGTGTACGCGGAGAATGTGGTCTTGCCGGACGAAAATTGGACACCTACTTTCCCGGGAAGCATGGGCGGACCGGTCGAGGTCAAGGCTTACAAATTAGGGGGCAGCTGGCCAACGGATAAGAGAAACGTGATCGCTTCGCAAAGAGTCCTTTCCAACAATGGCTCGGCGTTTAATGAAGTTCCTGGCACGCCCGCCTCGGAACTGTCTTCAAGGTATCTTTGGACCTGGTATGACATGAAAAGTCCTGGCTTTTCCAACTGGGTTCTCATCGCGAATCCCAATGATACTCCAGTGACATACCAAATCAAGATTGGCGGCATCGATCAGCCATGCGGCAGCTGCACGATTGCCCCCCATGACAAGATCACTCCCACTTTTCCCGGAACAATGGATGGCCCTCTGGAGGTGACCGCTTCAGATAGGGTTATCGCATCGCAGCGCATTGTAGCCGGTCCTTCTTTTGAGGAAGTTCCGGGTTATCCTCAAATAGGTCTTGCAACGGATTATCACTGGACGTGGTATGACATGCAAAGCACGGGAGCTTCCAATTGGATCCTCATCGCTAATCCTAACGATAACGATGTCACATATGAGATCAAGATCGCAGGTCAGTTAATGGAAAAAGGAACAATTCCCGCGCACAACAAAGTTACTCCGGTCTTTCCTGGAATAATGAACGGCCCGGTTCAAGTAAGCACTTCGGGGCCGGTAATGGCTTCCCAGAGGGTCGTCTGGAACGGATATTTTAATGAGGTACTCGGGGCAGTCCTCAACTAG